ATCCAATTGAAGTACAAGATAAAACGTTAAAAATTGCCGCATTACCCGGTGTATTTAGTCAAAATGCTTTAGATACCGGTACAGAAGTTCTATTAGCACATTTACCAGAGAAGATGACAGGAAAGGTGTTAGATTTTGGCTGTGGTGCCGGTGTTATTGCAGCTTATATAGGTACTGTTTACCCAACAACTCAATTAACCTTGGTTGATGTTAGCGCTTTGGCATTACACTCAGCGCAAACAACATTAGCTTTAAACCAATTAAGTGGAAAATATATTGCATCAAACAGCTTGTCTGATGTTCAAGATAGCTATGACTTTGTGATATCGAATCCGCCATTTCATCAAGGGGTAAAAACGCATTATGCTGCAACAGAGCAGTTTTTATCCGAGATAAAACAAAATTTATCCAGTAAAGGCAGCATTACTATTGTCGCGAATAGTTTTTTAAAATACTTACCGATCATGGAGAAGGCCATTGGTAACACAAAAACTATCGTCATTAAAAAAGGTTTTGCTATTTATCAATGCTACTTAAACACCCGAAAATAAAAATAACTAAGACAAAATGATTGTTGAAAGCAATAAGGTTTTCTACAATCATCTTATAGTCATAATTAATGAGTACAGTATTGCATGCCAATAACCCAACCTGTTTGGTCTATTCGTCGGATTTGCCTAATATCAATGATCGGCGCTATCTCATTGTTATCTATTTTGAGTATTTCAGTAATAACGTTGCAATTTAATAAAAGTTACAACGCCAATTCCGTTTCGCAAATTAAACATTGGGCTGATGTTTTAGCCGAAGAAAGTTTAATTTATGTTATTAACGTTGAACGACAAGCTTTACTCGATAATTTTTCATTGCCTTCACACATCCCTAATTTAAATTATGTTCATATATATCGAACGGGGAAGAATGATGAAAAACCAACGCTTTTTTATAGCTACAAGCGAAACCAACAGCGTACAGCTATTTCAGAAAAATCTAACAGCATAAACAGTTTACAAATACCTAAGTTTTCTGAAGCATATTTAGAAT
The Colwellia sp. Arc7-D genome window above contains:
- a CDS encoding methyltransferase, with the translated sequence MATSNINQLLIRNIDALSATKPLLVNIADDGFITQYLSQHSHASIDSYHTNYAQYKTCQQLNNAKVNAHFCVEYVAKNKHDMAIIHFPKSKAEFGFTLAMLAESMTEDATIVIVGENKSGVKSAEKLGTDYLEYCNKVDTARHCLMLIAKFKPLLPSFDLQSFYKYYPIEVQDKTLKIAALPGVFSQNALDTGTEVLLAHLPEKMTGKVLDFGCGAGVIAAYIGTVYPTTQLTLVDVSALALHSAQTTLALNQLSGKYIASNSLSDVQDSYDFVISNPPFHQGVKTHYAATEQFLSEIKQNLSSKGSITIVANSFLKYLPIMEKAIGNTKTIVIKKGFAIYQCYLNTRK